CGATCAGCCGCATCGCGTCCAGCCCCTGTCCGAAACCGAGGACCGAGGCGGGTCCGGCGCCTTTCTCCACGACGAGCGCTACGGCCCCGTCGGAGATGGCGGGGCAGTGCAACAGACGCAGGGGTAGGGCTACGGGCCGGCTCGCGGAGACCTCGTCCGCGCGGACGGGGGTCTGGAACTGGGCGTTGGGATTCAGCGCGGCCCGGGCCCGCATGTGGACGCTGACGAGGTCGAACACCGACGGGGACACGCCGTACCGAGCACAGTAGCGCTGCGCGATGAGCGCGGCGAGCCCGGGCATGGTCGCGCCAGCGGCCACCTCACTCGGGTGAAGCGAGTTCGCCAGCGCGCGGGTCACTTCCGGCGTCGGGGGGCCGGTCATCTTCTCTGCGGCCACGACGAGCGCCCGCTCGTATCGGCCGGACTCGATCGCGAGCACCGCTGCCTGGAAGGCGGCCGCGCCGGACGCGGAGGCCGCGTCGACGCGGAAGCCGGCGGTCGACTCCATGCCGATCCGGCTCGCGAGCCGCGGGACGGTGCTCTCGAGACCATTGACCGCGCCGGTCAGCATGCTGCCGACGACGAGCAGGTCCACCGGCTTGCGTCCGAGTCCCTCGAGAGCGAGGGTCGCGGCCTCCGCCGCTAGGTCGAGCCATCCCTCGGTCCGCCGGCCGAACCGGCCGAGCCCGAGCGCGCTGACGTGGACGGTCATGTCGTCGTCTCCGCGCTCGGCGTCTCCGTGAGGAACCTCACCGTGGAGAGGAATCGGGAGAGCGGCATACCCTGCTCCCAGTGGATGATCGCATTGCCCTCTCGGGTGGTATCGAGCGTGGGGAGCCGGCGGCAGACCAGGTTCAGGATCCCTCGGATCGGTGCCTTCGTTCCGATGTACATCCGCCAGGGATCGGGATCGCGGTAGCCCACCCTACGGTACGCGTACAGCACCGTGAGCCCCACCCGCGCGACCGCCTTGCGGTGGCCCTCGAGCTGAACGAGTCCCCGGCCCCCCGCGGCGGTGAAGTAGATCGTATCCTCCGCGGAGGATTTGACCTCGAGCGGGAACGCGAACTCCCGGCGCAGTGCGATCAGGTCCAGCCCGAGGGAGCCGGCGGCGCGGATCACGAGGAACGGCTCGTCGATGATCCGTTCGAACTCGGTGCGATCGCTCGGTTCGAGCCCCTTCGCGTAGGCGCGCACGGCACGGGGGTCCCCCTGGAGGAGGTCTTTGAGCTCGCGCTCGTAGGCCGATGCGTACCGACGCACGGACTCCTCAGCTCGAACGGTAGCTAATAAGGTGGTCTTGCACTCGTACTGCCTCGTGCCCTCCACTCCGCGCGTCGAGATCGCCGAGGCCGACCTTCCGATCGCGCGGGTGCTCGCCGCGGTCGTGCAGGATGCGGACCGTCGGCGCCGGATCCGGGGGATCGCGACCCAGGGCGCGACGTTCCGCCTCTCCGAGCTGCGCACTCGCCTATTGCGCGAGCGCGTCTTCCAGGACCCGAGCCGCCTGATCCTGCGGCTGCGGCGGCGGGGCCTCCTCATCGATCTGCCGGAGGGAAAGACGGACCGCAGCTACCACGTGGCCTACCCCGAGGAGCTCCGGGCGCTGCTGCTCGAGGAGGTCGCCCGGTCCGATACGTTCGAGCCCACGGCGCTCCAGCCCGTCCCGGACGAGCACGCCGAGATCCGATCGATGGATTCGGAGTTCCTGCAGCGTCTGCGCGAGATCCTCACGCGCCGCCTCGACGAGACGATCGAGTTCGGCGCGACGTTCGACATCGGCCGGTTGGCCGACTACCTTCGGGGGCTCTTCGGCGAGGCCCTGTACTTCGATTCGCTGATCGCGATCCTTCAACAGTACGCGCTCGCGGACGTCCCGCTCCTCGCCCCGACCGGCCGGTCCACGGGATCGACCGGCTTCCATCTCGCCCTCTTCGGGCCGCCGGGAACGGGAAAGACGTTCTCGATCGACGATATGATCCGCGGGAACCCGAAGAGCGGAGTGCCACCCCATGGGCTCCCGGGCCGCAACCGGTACTGCGGCGGGATCACGCCCGTGCAGTTCCTTCGGGTCGGCGCGGCCTACAGCGGACGAACGTTCAATTTCATCGTGCCCGAGTTCAATGACTGGTTCAAGTACCGTGGCATGGTCGAACCGCTGAAGCTCGTGATGGAGCAGCGCGAGGTGAAGTGGGAGACGACGTTTGGAACGGTCGGGCCGTACACCTTCCACTCCTTCTTCAGCGTCAACTACAACGTGCGGACGGCCGGGGCGCAGGACTACTGGACGACGATCTCGGATCCCAACTTCGCCGCGCTCGAGGACCGGATGCTGTTGCGCTTCCATCCCATGACGCGGGAGCGATTCCGCGCGGTCGAGGCGAGCGCGGAGCGGCTCGAGCTCGGTGAGCTCGACTTCTCCTTCGGGGAGCGGATCCACGACCATCTCACGCTCGTCCATGCGATCGAGACGGGCCATCCGCTCCTCGCGGGCAAGT
Above is a window of Thermoplasmata archaeon DNA encoding:
- a CDS encoding thiolase family protein gives rise to the protein MTVHVSALGLGRFGRRTEGWLDLAAEAATLALEGLGRKPVDLLVVGSMLTGAVNGLESTVPRLASRIGMESTAGFRVDAASASGAAAFQAAVLAIESGRYERALVVAAEKMTGPPTPEVTRALANSLHPSEVAAGATMPGLAALIAQRYCARYGVSPSVFDLVSVHMRARAALNPNAQFQTPVRADEVSASRPVALPLRLLHCPAISDGAVALVVEKGAGPASVLGFGQGLDAMRLIDRVDLTTFAATRVAARRAYEMARITRKELEVIELHDAFAPFALIDLEDLGVCGPGEAGNWFAQGWVAPDGRLPVNPSGGVLGRGHPIGASGLAEIAEVACQLRGEAGPRALPRLPRIGLAQSIGGMASHNFVTILGREAS
- a CDS encoding Holliday junction resolvase, which encodes MEGTRQYECKTTLLATVRAEESVRRYASAYERELKDLLQGDPRAVRAYAKGLEPSDRTEFERIIDEPFLVIRAAGSLGLDLIALRREFAFPLEVKSSAEDTIYFTAAGGRGLVQLEGHRKAVARVGLTVLYAYRRVGYRDPDPWRMYIGTKAPIRGILNLVCRRLPTLDTTREGNAIIHWEQGMPLSRFLSTVRFLTETPSAETTT